A stretch of the Oenococcus sp. UCMA 16435 genome encodes the following:
- a CDS encoding aquaporin family protein, giving the protein MYSVLVTKLAAEFFGTAILIILGNGAVANMALNGTTGRNDGGWLFVALGYGFGVMIPAMMFGSISGNHLNPAVTIAFASIGRISWSLVIPYITVQLLGAMTGQLVVVSTYWPFYKKTSDESSVFMTFSTGDGAGSWFNGFVNEFFGTLILVFGALGLYKDMFFKTNTDIANIGIGLLIMVLVISIGGATGPAINPARDLGPRIILALFKVPNKGKSVHWDYAWVPILAPIFGGLVGANIFHLFFD; this is encoded by the coding sequence ATGTATTCAGTATTAGTTACTAAGCTGGCAGCTGAATTTTTTGGTACAGCAATTTTAATCATATTAGGGAACGGCGCTGTAGCCAATATGGCTTTAAATGGTACGACCGGTCGCAATGATGGGGGTTGGCTATTTGTAGCATTGGGTTATGGATTTGGTGTCATGATTCCAGCAATGATGTTTGGTTCCATTTCGGGAAATCATTTAAATCCTGCGGTTACAATAGCTTTCGCTTCGATTGGAAGAATTTCCTGGTCTTTGGTGATCCCGTACATCACAGTTCAATTGCTCGGTGCCATGACTGGCCAATTGGTTGTGGTTTCCACTTATTGGCCTTTTTACAAAAAAACAAGTGACGAAAGCAGTGTTTTTATGACTTTTTCAACTGGTGATGGTGCAGGCAGCTGGTTTAATGGTTTTGTGAACGAATTTTTTGGTACATTGATATTGGTTTTTGGTGCATTGGGTTTGTATAAAGATATGTTCTTTAAAACGAATACAGATATTGCAAATATTGGGATAGGTTTGCTAATCATGGTTTTGGTTATTTCCATTGGTGGTGCAACGGGACCGGCGATCAATCCCGCTCGTGATCTTGGACCAAGGATAATTTTGGCACTATTCAAAGTCCCTAATAAGGGCAAGTCAGTGCACTGGGACTATGCATGGGTTCCTATCCTGGCACCAATTTTCGGTGGTCTTGTCGGTGCAAATATTTTTCATTTATTTTTTGACTAG
- a CDS encoding alpha/beta hydrolase, which translates to MIFITIDNIHLNYSDQGHGFPVIIMTGYAGYKEIWRSQVDYLINHGYRVINLDRRNSGNSETTTKGLRMSRQGQDLAELIAYLVFTRVNLMGNSMGAAVIWTYLSLYGEAKVNKIISVDQSPKMVTDDTWPYGLLDVTWDNFPKESEKMYSVKTTYNRISNETYAAVKAAQGNAEFNHGLNRPLLYDHVFQDWRDILTILRKPILFVAGRQSPFWSSNYALASATLCDKGYAKIVNNAGHVVMAEQEKEFNQLMQEFLLD; encoded by the coding sequence ATGATTTTTATAACAATCGACAATATTCATTTAAATTATTCAGATCAAGGGCACGGTTTTCCGGTTATTATCATGACGGGATATGCTGGCTACAAAGAAATTTGGAGAAGCCAAGTTGATTATTTAATTAATCATGGCTACAGAGTTATCAATTTGGACCGAAGAAACAGTGGGAATTCGGAAACTACTACAAAAGGGCTTCGCATGAGTCGCCAGGGTCAAGACTTGGCTGAATTAATAGCATACTTGGTTTTTACTAGGGTTAATTTAATGGGAAATTCTATGGGAGCTGCGGTCATTTGGACATATTTGTCTCTTTATGGAGAGGCAAAAGTTAACAAAATTATTTCTGTTGATCAATCACCGAAAATGGTAACCGATGATACTTGGCCATATGGACTGTTAGACGTGACTTGGGATAATTTTCCTAAAGAATCCGAAAAAATGTATAGTGTAAAAACAACTTATAACCGAATTAGCAATGAGACATATGCTGCAGTTAAAGCGGCGCAAGGCAATGCAGAATTTAATCATGGTTTAAATAGGCCATTACTTTATGACCACGTCTTTCAAGATTGGAGGGATATTTTAACTATTTTAAGAAAACCAATTTTGTTTGTGGCTGGTCGACAAAGCCCTTTTTGGTCTAGCAACTACGCTTTGGCATCTGCGACTTTATGTGACAAAGGATATGCCAAAATTGTTAATAATGCTGGTCATGTGGTTATGGCCGAACAAGAAAAAGAATTTAATCAGCTGATGCAAGAATTTTTATTAGATTGA
- a CDS encoding LysR family transcriptional regulator: MEIRQIEYLIGIVDHGFNLTKSAIDLNVSQPALSKFINELENFQGTKIFIRANGRITGLTLIGEELLHDARRVEVEYNTMMKDFQDSTSTKKGIVKIGIAPVIISTLFNQLIPQFIKENPKIELKIVEKGAYELQKMLILQDIDFAVLVSPPTFPAIREHIIYRNTVSVWFNKNHPFNRFKGSIPIKDINSRTNVITLDNSFMVTYQWRQLLKKFHLQPNFFFQSSSWDLLLNMCNEMDDVAAIIATPIGKNFSGTKIYHRDINPIFPWNISLCTLGGQRETNITRFTRKYFFDYFKDQAAL; encoded by the coding sequence ATGGAAATTAGACAAATTGAATATTTAATCGGAATCGTTGATCATGGCTTTAATTTGACGAAAAGCGCCATAGACCTGAATGTATCTCAACCGGCCTTGAGCAAATTTATAAATGAACTGGAGAACTTTCAAGGAACCAAGATATTCATCAGAGCAAACGGCCGCATAACAGGACTAACTTTAATTGGAGAAGAGCTTTTACACGATGCTCGCAGAGTCGAAGTCGAATACAATACAATGATGAAGGATTTTCAGGATAGTACATCTACAAAAAAAGGAATCGTTAAAATAGGTATTGCACCAGTGATAATTTCAACTCTGTTTAATCAATTAATTCCTCAATTCATCAAAGAAAATCCTAAAATTGAATTAAAAATCGTGGAAAAAGGGGCTTACGAACTCCAAAAAATGCTGATACTTCAAGATATTGATTTTGCTGTGTTGGTATCACCACCGACATTCCCAGCAATCAGAGAACATATAATTTATCGTAATACCGTATCTGTATGGTTTAACAAGAACCACCCTTTTAATCGTTTCAAAGGATCAATCCCAATAAAAGATATCAATAGTCGAACGAACGTTATTACCCTAGATAATAGTTTTATGGTTACTTATCAATGGAGACAATTACTCAAAAAATTTCATTTACAACCTAATTTTTTCTTTCAGTCCTCATCTTGGGATCTGCTGCTTAACATGTGCAACGAAATGGATGACGTCGCTGCGATCATTGCAACACCAATCGGAAAAAATTTTTCTGGAACAAAAATCTATCATCGGGATATTAATCCAATCTTTCCTTGGAATATAAGTTTATGTACTCTGGGAGGCCAGAGAGAAACTAATATCACTCGCTTCACCAGAAAATATTTTTTCGATTATTTTAAAGATCAAGCTGCTCTTTAA
- a CDS encoding ECF transporter S component has protein sequence MIHQTKAFHLAIMALFIAIVIIQNFVPLLGYIPIGPLSLTIIPITVIIAAVLLGPTITVSVKV, from the coding sequence ATGATACATCAAACAAAAGCATTTCATTTAGCTATCATGGCGCTTTTTATCGCCATTGTTATCATTCAAAATTTCGTACCCTTGTTGGGGTATATTCCAATCGGACCTTTGAGTTTGACAATTATACCGATTACAGTCATTATCGCTGCCGTGCTGCTTGGGCCAACAATCACCGTATCGGTAAAAGTGTAA
- a CDS encoding MATE family efflux transporter, with protein sequence MHSLTEGKPLKLIIFFTIPLLLGNLFQQLYTFTDTVIVGRALGVSALAAVSLAATLNWLLVGFAQGFTAGTAIVTAKRFGAGDFRGVRQSMVTTILCTVILTIAMTFIAVVFNKQILELMQTPKNVMTQANIFLTILLGFMFTTMSYNLAANAMRAVGNSRAPLIFLIVAVFINIALEILFIVVFHWGIAGAAFATVIAQLISGIVSFIYIYKVLPVLQVRHGDWHTNISDIKEHLRFGLPMAFQNSIIAIGGVILQTALNTLGTDSVASSGAASRIDQLATLPMMSIGITMATFTAQNLGARKYSRILEGVKKALIVGGIWAVSMSILEISFGHYIVQLFLGSGSQQVHVLELSRIYFVINGGPYILLSTLFLIRYTLQGLGNTYVPTIAGVFELSMRAFAALVLVAIFGYAGAVMGTPLAWFGSLMALMPAWISARRKLKKLNDGQKINEKFEETE encoded by the coding sequence ATGCATAGTTTGACTGAGGGGAAACCGTTAAAATTAATAATTTTCTTCACGATACCGCTTTTGTTGGGGAATCTTTTTCAGCAGCTTTACACTTTTACCGATACGGTGATTGTTGGGCGAGCTTTAGGTGTCAGCGCGTTAGCAGCTGTTTCTTTAGCAGCAACTTTAAATTGGCTTTTGGTCGGATTTGCCCAGGGGTTTACCGCGGGAACAGCAATTGTAACTGCCAAACGTTTTGGAGCCGGAGATTTTCGCGGTGTCCGCCAGTCAATGGTCACTACGATTTTATGCACCGTAATTTTGACAATTGCCATGACTTTTATTGCAGTTGTTTTCAATAAACAAATTTTGGAATTAATGCAAACACCAAAAAATGTCATGACGCAGGCAAACATTTTTCTGACAATTTTGTTGGGTTTTATGTTTACGACTATGAGCTATAATTTGGCAGCAAATGCAATGCGGGCAGTCGGAAATTCCCGAGCACCATTGATTTTTCTAATTGTAGCTGTCTTCATCAATATCGCTCTAGAAATTCTTTTTATCGTTGTTTTTCATTGGGGGATTGCCGGAGCAGCTTTTGCTACTGTTATCGCTCAACTTATTTCGGGAATTGTTAGTTTTATTTATATTTATAAAGTCTTGCCTGTTTTGCAAGTTCGTCACGGCGATTGGCACACGAATATAAGCGATATTAAGGAACATTTACGTTTTGGTTTGCCAATGGCTTTTCAAAATTCAATTATCGCAATCGGCGGGGTAATTTTGCAAACAGCTTTAAATACGCTCGGCACAGACTCGGTTGCTTCTTCTGGTGCCGCCTCCAGAATCGATCAATTGGCAACTTTGCCTATGATGAGTATCGGAATTACGATGGCAACTTTTACTGCCCAGAATTTAGGGGCCAGAAAATACTCCCGAATTCTTGAAGGAGTAAAAAAAGCTTTGATTGTGGGTGGAATTTGGGCAGTTTCTATGTCGATTCTCGAAATTAGTTTTGGTCATTATATAGTTCAGCTCTTTTTGGGGTCGGGCAGTCAGCAAGTACATGTACTTGAATTGTCGCGAATTTACTTTGTTATTAACGGAGGCCCATATATTCTTCTCTCGACCTTGTTCTTGATTCGTTATACCTTACAGGGCTTGGGAAACACTTATGTCCCAACGATTGCCGGTGTTTTCGAATTATCGATGCGGGCCTTCGCGGCTCTTGTATTAGTTGCTATTTTTGGTTATGCCGGAGCAGTTATGGGGACTCCGTTAGCCTGGTTCGGTTCTTTAATGGCTTTAATGCCTGCCTGGATTTCAGCCCGCAGGAAATTAAAAAAGTTAAACGACGGACAGAAAATTAATGAAAAGTTTGAAGAGACTGAATAG
- the msrA gene encoding peptide-methionine (S)-S-oxide reductase MsrA: MTKNNHEDTLNDIYNLILNPATSAWERSLLLSAKNAIADDANFDSQLSKLEFELRPLALRNNLTSDVTDFYMKITGDSPDNVQFDFSKHYARDLPYQDRAIFAGGCFWCMVEPFETKRGIVSVLSGYTGGHVDNPTYEQVISGYTGHVEAVEIIFDTRIVQYTELVDLYWQITDPTDEFGQIDDHGSNYRPVIFVRNEEQRKIAESSKQKLAESGMYNRPIVTAIEPASTFWPAENFHQQFYKKNPKKYKIIEQSRQRYLAFQHLQGKIRVGLSGFTKKS; this comes from the coding sequence ATGACAAAAAATAATCATGAAGATACTTTAAATGATATTTATAATCTAATACTTAATCCGGCCACTAGCGCATGGGAACGTTCCTTATTATTATCGGCTAAGAATGCGATTGCTGATGATGCAAATTTTGATAGCCAACTTTCGAAGCTTGAATTTGAATTGCGGCCACTTGCTTTAAGGAATAATTTAACTTCCGATGTTACGGATTTTTATATGAAGATCACCGGAGATTCGCCCGATAATGTTCAATTTGATTTTTCAAAGCATTACGCTCGGGATCTGCCTTATCAAGACCGAGCGATATTTGCCGGGGGATGTTTTTGGTGCATGGTTGAGCCCTTTGAAACCAAGCGCGGAATTGTCTCAGTGCTATCCGGTTATACCGGAGGTCATGTAGACAATCCAACATATGAACAAGTGATTAGCGGCTATACGGGACATGTCGAAGCAGTTGAAATCATTTTTGATACAAGAATTGTTCAATACACAGAACTGGTTGATCTTTATTGGCAGATAACTGATCCGACTGATGAATTTGGACAAATTGATGATCACGGAAGTAATTATCGCCCAGTTATTTTTGTTAGGAACGAAGAACAACGAAAAATTGCCGAAAGTTCAAAACAAAAATTAGCCGAATCGGGAATGTATAACCGCCCGATTGTTACGGCGATTGAACCTGCATCCACATTTTGGCCGGCTGAAAACTTTCACCAACAGTTTTATAAAAAAAATCCAAAAAAATACAAGATAATTGAACAATCTCGTCAACGATACTTAGCGTTTCAACATTTACAAGGAAAAATTAGAGTCGGGTTGAGTGGATTTACGAAGAAATCTTAA
- a CDS encoding crotonase has product MTKNTGIYENLLFEEKDGVGYLTINRPKSLNALNSDTLAEIGQCLDYVKANEKDIKVLVITGAGEKAFVAGADISQMQSMNSLEAANLSRLAHESFGKIEKLSQITIAKVNGYALGGGLELSASCDIRIGSTKAKFGQPEVTLGIVPGFGGTQRLTRLVGRGKAKEMIATGQMIDAEEAHRVGILEEIVSPEQLDTEVDKITHTIMKNGLIAVSMAKNVIDDGADLPLDVAIDFETQMWAQTFATSDQKEGMKAFLEKRHPDFANN; this is encoded by the coding sequence ATGACAAAGAATACTGGAATTTATGAAAATTTATTGTTTGAAGAAAAAGATGGGGTTGGATATTTAACAATTAACCGTCCAAAATCACTTAACGCACTTAACTCTGATACTTTGGCTGAAATTGGTCAATGCTTGGATTATGTGAAGGCAAATGAGAAAGATATTAAAGTTTTGGTAATTACTGGAGCTGGTGAAAAAGCATTCGTTGCTGGCGCGGATATTTCGCAAATGCAGTCAATGAATTCACTGGAAGCAGCGAACTTATCTAGATTGGCACATGAATCATTTGGTAAAATTGAAAAATTATCACAAATTACAATTGCGAAAGTAAACGGTTATGCATTGGGTGGCGGTCTTGAGCTATCCGCATCATGTGATATTCGAATTGGGTCAACCAAAGCTAAGTTTGGTCAACCAGAAGTTACCCTTGGAATTGTACCTGGGTTTGGCGGTACACAACGGCTCACTCGTTTGGTTGGTCGTGGCAAAGCAAAAGAGATGATTGCGACTGGGCAAATGATTGATGCTGAAGAAGCACACAGAGTCGGTATTTTAGAAGAGATTGTTTCTCCAGAACAGTTGGACACAGAAGTGGATAAAATCACTCATACAATTATGAAAAATGGATTAATTGCTGTTTCGATGGCCAAAAACGTTATTGATGATGGTGCGGATTTGCCTTTAGACGTTGCAATTGATTTTGAGACACAAATGTGGGCTCAGACCTTTGCTACTAGCGATCAAAAAGAAGGTATGAAGGCTTTTCTAGAAAAACGACACCCTGATTTCGCAAATAATTAA
- a CDS encoding 3-oxoacid CoA-transferase, whose translation MTIKFIKSSEVPKLISDNSTIALEGFLGSDVAEEILEAIKSNFEKTSHPNQLTIWHASGIGDGDDKGMNNFAVAGLTKRIVGGHWALAPKLEPLVEHNQIEAYNFPQGVLSQIFRDSAAHKPVLITKVGLGTFIDPDLQGGKLNAVATEDLVSKIEIDGEDYLAYKAPRPNIAILRGTFSDEDGNITFDDEPLTLESTAIAMAAHNNGGKVFVQVKRVVKNGSMRPKDIRIPGLLVDYVVETADEAMTMQSNSTQYNPDFIHANILKKAGTINVSLDEKKVIARRAAMCLNPDTDHIVNYGIGKYPETVSLVLKEEGAADDITTTVEPGTFGGVPLGGGDFGCAIAPVSTIDQPYMFDFYDGGGIDIAFLGLAELDKHGNVNVSKFGPKIAGTGGFVDISQNTKSIIYTGTFTAGGLKEEIRDGQLHIIQEGKYDKMVESVEQVTFSGPVAYANKQSVYYVTERAIFKLVDNGIELIEIAPGVNLQKDILNHMVFTPIISDNLAYMDKKIFEDPLMGNIKNEIGSKLLINN comes from the coding sequence ATGACGATAAAATTTATTAAAAGTTCGGAAGTACCAAAACTTATTTCTGATAACTCAACTATTGCTTTGGAAGGATTTTTGGGGTCGGATGTGGCCGAAGAAATTCTCGAAGCAATTAAATCTAATTTTGAGAAAACTTCCCATCCAAATCAGCTAACTATTTGGCACGCATCTGGTATCGGAGATGGTGACGATAAGGGTATGAACAATTTCGCGGTTGCTGGTTTGACTAAACGAATTGTTGGTGGCCACTGGGCACTCGCCCCGAAGTTGGAACCATTAGTAGAACACAATCAAATTGAAGCCTATAATTTCCCACAAGGCGTTTTATCACAAATTTTTAGAGATTCCGCAGCTCATAAGCCAGTCCTTATTACAAAAGTTGGTCTAGGAACTTTTATTGATCCAGATCTACAAGGGGGCAAACTTAACGCTGTGGCCACCGAAGATTTGGTTTCTAAAATTGAGATTGACGGTGAAGATTATTTAGCTTATAAAGCGCCGCGTCCGAACATTGCCATATTGAGAGGAACATTTTCTGACGAAGACGGTAACATCACCTTCGATGACGAACCACTTACATTGGAATCGACGGCGATTGCTATGGCTGCTCATAATAATGGAGGCAAGGTATTTGTCCAAGTAAAAAGAGTGGTAAAAAATGGGTCAATGAGGCCTAAAGATATTAGAATTCCTGGCTTGCTGGTGGACTATGTAGTAGAAACTGCGGATGAGGCTATGACCATGCAAAGTAATTCTACACAATATAACCCAGATTTTATTCACGCAAATATCCTTAAAAAGGCTGGAACTATCAATGTATCGTTGGATGAAAAGAAGGTCATCGCTAGAAGGGCTGCAATGTGTTTGAATCCTGATACAGATCATATTGTTAATTATGGGATTGGAAAGTATCCAGAGACGGTTTCTTTAGTGCTTAAAGAAGAGGGCGCTGCTGATGATATTACGACTACAGTTGAACCTGGAACTTTTGGTGGTGTTCCTCTAGGAGGAGGAGACTTTGGCTGTGCGATTGCACCAGTATCAACTATTGACCAGCCTTATATGTTCGATTTTTATGATGGTGGTGGCATTGATATTGCTTTTCTTGGTTTAGCTGAGTTGGATAAACATGGGAACGTAAATGTTTCAAAATTTGGTCCAAAAATTGCTGGAACAGGTGGCTTTGTAGATATCTCACAAAATACTAAGTCAATCATCTATACTGGCACATTTACTGCCGGAGGTTTGAAAGAAGAAATCAGAGACGGCCAATTACACATTATTCAAGAAGGCAAATACGATAAAATGGTCGAAAGTGTCGAACAGGTTACATTTAGTGGACCGGTAGCTTACGCGAATAAGCAATCAGTTTATTATGTCACTGAAAGGGCTATATTTAAGCTCGTAGATAATGGTATTGAGTTAATTGAAATCGCACCAGGAGTTAATTTGCAAAAAGACATTCTCAACCATATGGTCTTCACGCCGATAATTTCAGATAATTTAGCATATATGGATAAGAAAATCTTCGAGGATCCGCTAATGGGCAATATCAAGAACGAAATAGGATCGAAATTATTGATTAATAATTAG
- a CDS encoding MaoC family dehydratase produces the protein MIQMGMSGQLVSKITESDIAEFARLTGDRNPVHMDEDFAKRTQFGGRIAHGSYSACLISACIGMKMPGPGAIYLGQNLRFNLPVHFGDVLVTKVQVINIEQKKNFKVVDLQTDVINQNGEVVTSGVATVMPAKKEI, from the coding sequence ATGATCCAAATGGGCATGAGTGGCCAATTAGTATCTAAAATTACTGAATCAGATATAGCAGAATTCGCAAGGCTTACCGGTGACAGGAATCCTGTTCATATGGATGAGGATTTTGCTAAAAGAACACAATTTGGTGGTCGAATCGCACATGGCAGTTATTCTGCATGTCTGATATCAGCGTGTATTGGTATGAAGATGCCAGGCCCTGGTGCTATATATTTGGGTCAAAATCTGCGTTTTAATCTTCCGGTTCATTTTGGCGATGTATTAGTGACCAAAGTACAAGTTATTAATATTGAGCAAAAAAAGAATTTTAAGGTAGTTGACTTGCAAACTGATGTGATAAATCAAAATGGTGAAGTCGTTACAAGCGGAGTGGCCACGGTGATGCCAGCAAAAAAAGAAATTTAG
- a CDS encoding aldo/keto reductase, which yields MSQINASASGTYTFDDKFKVNRLGYGTMQLTGKGTWGPYGNPENAVSVIKKAVDLGINFFDTADSYGPWFADHYLADGLKSASNRDEIFISDKVGQTRQGPNAWTPHGEPNYLRQQVEVSLMTLGIDHEDLLFLHRIDSHFSVAEQVGELKKMQDEGKIKHIGLSQVTVDQIKEAQKYAKIDAIENLYNVSDHRDDDVLDYAESQHMAFVPWFPLNTGKLTGKNSPLAKIAEKYNASPAQIALAWLLKRSTNVLPIPGTSSTAHLEDNVSAASIKLSDDDFEVVTNLGTSK from the coding sequence ATGTCACAAATAAATGCTTCTGCATCGGGAACATATACTTTTGATGATAAATTCAAAGTGAATCGGCTTGGTTATGGAACAATGCAGTTAACCGGTAAGGGAACCTGGGGACCATATGGTAATCCGGAAAATGCTGTTTCTGTTATTAAAAAAGCGGTCGATTTGGGAATCAATTTCTTTGATACGGCAGATTCTTATGGACCTTGGTTCGCTGATCACTACTTGGCGGACGGCCTGAAATCTGCAAGCAATCGTGATGAAATTTTTATTTCTGACAAGGTTGGTCAAACTCGTCAGGGGCCAAACGCTTGGACACCGCATGGCGAACCTAATTATCTTCGGCAGCAGGTTGAAGTATCTTTAATGACCTTGGGCATCGACCACGAAGATTTGCTCTTTTTGCACCGAATTGATTCTCATTTTTCAGTTGCAGAGCAAGTTGGCGAGTTGAAAAAAATGCAGGACGAAGGAAAGATCAAGCATATTGGTCTCAGCCAGGTAACTGTTGACCAAATCAAAGAAGCTCAAAAATACGCAAAGATTGATGCAATCGAAAATCTTTATAATGTTTCCGATCATCGTGATGACGATGTGCTTGATTATGCTGAATCCCAGCACATGGCTTTTGTACCTTGGTTTCCATTAAATACGGGAAAACTGACTGGCAAAAACAGCCCGTTAGCCAAGATTGCCGAAAAGTATAATGCTAGTCCGGCTCAGATTGCTTTGGCCTGGTTATTGAAGAGATCGACAAACGTTCTTCCGATTCCTGGTACTAGTTCAACGGCTCATTTGGAAGATAATGTATCTGCTGCTTCAATAAAGTTAAGTGATGATGATTTTGAAGTTGTTACTAATTTGGGTACATCTAAATAA
- the coaD gene encoding pantetheine-phosphate adenylyltransferase — MTKAVFPGSFDPLTFGHLDVIQRSSLLFDQVVVAVGVNTTKTAMFTTEEKVALIRENVKDLQNVNVMVMRGLTCNFVTAVTGDVIIRGIRNVQDYEYERDIADINNCLGKVDTVLIPSKTAYQDISSSNLKEVAKFGADVSSFVPRNVSKLLKMKLESN, encoded by the coding sequence ATGACAAAAGCGGTTTTTCCAGGATCATTCGATCCATTAACATTTGGACATTTAGATGTGATTCAACGTTCGTCATTACTTTTTGATCAGGTCGTAGTTGCGGTGGGCGTAAATACGACTAAAACGGCTATGTTTACGACTGAAGAAAAAGTGGCTTTAATTCGCGAAAATGTTAAGGATCTTCAAAACGTTAACGTTATGGTCATGCGAGGATTAACTTGCAATTTTGTTACGGCGGTAACTGGTGATGTTATTATTCGTGGAATTAGAAATGTTCAAGATTATGAGTACGAACGTGACATTGCCGATATTAATAATTGTCTCGGCAAGGTTGATACTGTCTTAATACCTTCGAAAACTGCTTACCAAGATATTTCTTCTTCTAATCTGAAAGAAGTTGCTAAATTTGGTGCGGATGTCAGTTCTTTTGTACCTCGAAATGTATCAAAGTTGTTGAAAATGAAATTAGAATCGAACTAA
- a CDS encoding trans-2-enoyl-CoA reductase family protein: MSTEVKISEKLKGNAARSVNPYGCKQEIADQINYVKNKGYYDGAKKALIIGGSSSYGLASRITAAFGQGADTISVAFERPPKDETMLGTAGWWNNIYFRQQAEKAGLIAKNFNGDAFTDEMKQQVTDYIKQNFGGKIDLLVYSVAAPKRTNPKNKDQIWRSVIKSIGEPVTGENIDLEKNELFTQTVEPATPEEVEATRRVMGGDDWELWIDFLKQADVLADGFKTILYSYIGPKSTYAFYHEGTLGAAKDAAEESSHKIQKKIDDINGEALISVSRAVTTKASVVIPIFPLYCIALYKVEEKTGTHETPIMHKDRLFRDMVYGNKRETDDHGRLRPDSWEQDPKVQKQVSELMAKITPENFNSDLTGYAQFRREFMQLNGFEVKGANNDTVNFDEITKLEP, encoded by the coding sequence ATGAGCACAGAAGTAAAAATATCGGAAAAATTAAAAGGGAATGCAGCACGTTCTGTTAATCCTTACGGATGCAAACAAGAAATTGCTGACCAGATTAATTACGTCAAAAACAAGGGCTATTATGATGGTGCAAAGAAAGCTTTGATCATTGGAGGGTCATCAAGTTATGGACTCGCAAGCAGAATTACTGCAGCATTTGGTCAAGGAGCAGACACCATTTCAGTTGCATTTGAACGCCCGCCAAAGGATGAAACGATGTTGGGGACAGCTGGTTGGTGGAATAATATTTATTTTCGTCAACAAGCTGAGAAAGCTGGATTGATTGCTAAAAATTTTAATGGGGACGCGTTTACTGATGAAATGAAGCAACAAGTAACTGATTATATCAAGCAGAACTTTGGCGGAAAAATTGATCTACTAGTATATTCTGTTGCAGCTCCCAAAAGAACCAATCCTAAGAACAAAGATCAAATATGGCGTTCCGTGATTAAGTCGATTGGTGAACCAGTAACTGGAGAAAATATTGATTTGGAAAAGAATGAATTATTTACTCAGACTGTTGAACCAGCTACCCCTGAAGAAGTAGAAGCCACCCGCCGTGTCATGGGCGGAGATGACTGGGAATTATGGATTGATTTCTTAAAACAAGCGGATGTTTTAGCGGATGGATTCAAAACAATTTTGTATTCATATATTGGTCCCAAAAGCACGTATGCTTTCTATCACGAGGGGACACTAGGCGCGGCAAAGGACGCAGCTGAAGAATCCTCACATAAAATTCAGAAAAAAATCGATGATATAAACGGTGAAGCATTGATAAGTGTTTCGCGAGCTGTCACAACAAAAGCTTCGGTAGTTATTCCTATTTTTCCATTATATTGTATTGCTTTGTATAAAGTTGAAGAAAAGACAGGAACACACGAAACACCGATTATGCATAAAGATCGTTTATTCCGCGATATGGTCTACGGCAATAAACGTGAAACTGATGATCACGGACGTTTGCGTCCAGATTCGTGGGAGCAAGATCCAAAAGTTCAAAAACAAGTATCTGAATTAATGGCAAAAATAACTCCGGAAAACTTTAACTCTGATTTGACTGGTTATGCTCAATTCAGAAGAGAATTTATGCAGCTCAATGGATTTGAAGTCAAAGGTGCCAATAATGATACGGTCAATTTTGATGAAATTACAAAGTTAGAACCATAA